A region of Paenibacillus thiaminolyticus DNA encodes the following proteins:
- a CDS encoding ABC transporter permease: MSGFMLAMQKSVELGVLYALMALGVYLTFRILDFPDLTVDGSFTTGAAIAALCITSDISPWIGTALAFLGGGLAGMMTGIIHTKGKINPLLSGILMMIALHSINLRIMGKANIGLMNSDTLLTPITGGFLFLIVMGLFAVLVKLALDWFLRTEVGLSLRATGNNPRMIRSFGVHTDTTIVAGVSLSNALVALSGALVAQYQGFADIQSGVGMIVVGLASVIIGEAIFGHRTIARATFAVLLGAVLYRVIVAIALQLQMNATDLKLFTALIVIVALTVPKMRRSANQRTMSRQRAMQLAKGGQSDAASESGQ; this comes from the coding sequence GTGAGCGGATTTATGCTGGCGATGCAAAAATCGGTAGAGCTCGGCGTGCTGTACGCCTTGATGGCGCTCGGCGTCTACTTGACGTTTCGCATTTTGGATTTCCCTGACTTGACCGTAGACGGAAGCTTCACGACAGGCGCAGCGATAGCGGCCCTGTGCATTACATCGGATATCTCGCCTTGGATAGGAACGGCACTGGCCTTCCTCGGCGGCGGGCTCGCCGGCATGATGACCGGCATCATTCATACGAAAGGGAAGATTAATCCGCTGTTATCGGGCATTCTGATGATGATCGCCCTCCACTCTATCAATTTGCGGATTATGGGCAAGGCGAACATCGGCTTAATGAACAGCGATACGCTGCTTACGCCGATTACCGGAGGCTTCCTGTTCCTGATCGTCATGGGGCTGTTCGCGGTGCTGGTGAAGCTGGCCCTGGACTGGTTCCTGCGGACGGAGGTCGGCCTATCCTTGCGCGCTACCGGCAACAATCCGCGCATGATTCGCAGCTTCGGCGTGCACACCGATACGACGATTGTCGCCGGGGTCAGCCTTTCGAACGCGCTCGTCGCGTTATCCGGCGCGCTGGTCGCCCAGTATCAGGGCTTCGCCGATATTCAATCGGGCGTCGGGATGATTGTCGTCGGACTGGCGTCGGTTATTATCGGGGAAGCGATTTTCGGCCACCGCACAATCGCCCGCGCGACGTTCGCGGTGCTGCTGGGCGCCGTGCTGTACCGGGTTATCGTCGCTATCGCGCTGCAGCTGCAAATGAATGCGACGGATCTGAAGCTGTTTACCGCTCTCATCGTCATTGTGGCGCTAACCGTGCCGAAGATGCGGCGCTCCGCGAATCAGCGCACAATGAGCCGCCAGCGGGCGATGCAATTGGCGAAAGGAGGACAGAGCGATGCTGCAAGTGAATCAGGTCAGTAA
- a CDS encoding ABC transporter substrate-binding protein encodes MRAKRHVMLACALALVLLMLNACGNQAPGEGTAEQGDTGSAGKKVKIGVTQVVNHASLDEAYKGFVQALKDNGYTEGDNLVIDYQNAQGDNTNAATIAQKFATSGVDLVLGIGTSVSQAAAKEVKDVPVLFTAVTDPVGAGLVQSMEKPGANVTGTTDLHPEAVSRLMEFIKEQVNGVTAVGILANEGEQNTVVNVQKAEEALTALGLKAVKAPVTNSSEVKQAAESLIGKVQAIYVPSDNTVVSGLGAVVGVANENKIPLFVAEKDSVKNGGVASFGFEYYDLGYTTGKMAVDMLKNGKKPEDTPVQIPESLDLALNVKAAEAQGFAVTDDLKKQVKPDNLFE; translated from the coding sequence GTCATGCTGGCATGTGCGCTGGCATTGGTGCTGCTGATGCTGAACGCATGCGGAAATCAGGCGCCGGGGGAAGGCACAGCAGAGCAAGGAGATACGGGCAGCGCGGGGAAAAAGGTGAAGATCGGGGTGACCCAGGTCGTGAACCATGCCTCTCTCGATGAAGCGTACAAAGGCTTCGTGCAAGCGTTGAAGGACAATGGCTATACGGAAGGGGACAACCTGGTCATCGATTATCAGAATGCCCAGGGCGATAATACGAACGCGGCGACCATCGCGCAGAAGTTCGCCACGAGCGGGGTCGATCTTGTGCTGGGCATCGGCACGTCTGTCTCCCAGGCTGCAGCGAAGGAAGTGAAGGACGTGCCTGTCCTGTTCACCGCAGTGACCGATCCGGTCGGCGCCGGTCTGGTCCAGAGCATGGAGAAGCCGGGCGCAAATGTAACCGGGACGACGGATCTGCATCCGGAGGCCGTCTCGCGTTTGATGGAATTTATTAAGGAGCAGGTGAATGGCGTTACGGCGGTGGGTATTTTGGCCAATGAAGGCGAACAGAACACGGTCGTGAACGTGCAGAAGGCGGAAGAGGCGTTGACCGCTCTCGGCTTGAAGGCCGTTAAGGCACCCGTGACGAACAGCTCGGAAGTGAAGCAGGCGGCTGAATCGCTTATCGGCAAGGTGCAGGCCATCTATGTTCCGTCCGACAATACGGTTGTAAGCGGCCTCGGGGCTGTCGTCGGCGTGGCGAATGAGAATAAGATTCCGCTATTCGTCGCGGAGAAGGATTCGGTCAAGAACGGCGGTGTCGCTTCCTTCGGCTTCGAATATTACGATCTTGGTTACACGACCGGCAAAATGGCCGTCGATATGCTGAAGAACGGCAAGAAGCCGGAAGACACGCCGGTGCAAATTCCGGAATCTCTTGATCTGGCGCTGAATGTGAAGGCGGCGGAAGCGCAAGGCTTCGCCGTAACCGATGATCTGAAGAAGCAAGTGAAGCCGGACAACCTCTTCGAATAG
- a CDS encoding methyl-accepting chemotaxis protein, translating to MNWFNRSMIPRMIAVLFVLIMTISGLFIFREYYSEKSLYMDFLHQRQELIAEMKLDDMMGAIKQASSMVQNKPINEEMTDSLFRMLRGRMNKIAGDDVINAFLIIKENEAKDGAPAFRILQANDNLESLGYKPNTAYDMPAAIQDAFLKLTTEDNTIMTDEFDMGDAVYITGLTEIRDDLGHSMAYLVTDYDYSIIKGTLIGFLVEAIVIGGIIGLIGILLVAVYVQRRLKPLNDIHKLAEQAANGDLTVKLASKRQDEIGRLADVFNRMTERLSGLLAEVQRAAKDVSTSSLELQRGAEETAIAAQEVASAMSEVANGSLEQQHSTEQTKSAMSEITAGAEQIATTSEQVAEWMREAAAQAGEGRVIVDETVVQMERIEAASADTNQAIAAWTEAVQQISGAVVFIQNTVKQTELLALNASIEASRAGEHGRGFQVVATEVRKLAEHSKQSLQSIMQLIDVIHTKRELTERATAHQQEAVQKGMATVKTADETFTVIAGSIGQASSRMEEYRSIAQQMSASCEEVFELIRQLNDIAEQSNDHTARVAATTEQQSALTEEISASVDSLLSLSRDLQKMLEQFKVNVKEQ from the coding sequence ATGAATTGGTTCAATCGCAGTATGATTCCGAGAATGATCGCTGTATTGTTTGTATTGATTATGACAATCAGCGGCCTTTTCATTTTCCGCGAGTATTACAGCGAGAAGTCGCTCTATATGGATTTCCTGCATCAACGGCAGGAGCTCATCGCAGAAATGAAGCTCGATGACATGATGGGCGCGATCAAACAGGCATCGAGCATGGTCCAAAACAAACCGATCAACGAGGAAATGACAGACTCGCTTTTCCGAATGCTGCGCGGCCGCATGAATAAGATCGCGGGCGACGACGTTATTAATGCTTTTCTGATCATTAAGGAGAATGAGGCGAAGGACGGAGCGCCAGCCTTCCGTATTCTACAAGCGAATGATAACCTGGAGTCGCTGGGGTACAAGCCGAACACGGCATACGACATGCCAGCGGCTATCCAGGACGCCTTTCTTAAGCTGACCACAGAAGACAATACGATAATGACCGATGAATTCGATATGGGCGATGCGGTCTATATTACCGGCTTAACGGAGATTAGAGACGATCTTGGCCATAGCATGGCCTACTTGGTTACCGATTATGATTATTCCATCATCAAAGGAACGTTGATAGGCTTCTTGGTCGAAGCCATTGTCATCGGAGGAATAATCGGATTGATTGGCATCTTACTGGTGGCCGTGTATGTGCAGCGCCGCTTGAAGCCGCTGAATGATATCCACAAGCTGGCGGAACAAGCGGCTAACGGGGACTTGACCGTGAAGCTCGCTTCGAAGCGGCAGGATGAGATCGGGCGGCTGGCCGATGTGTTCAACCGGATGACGGAGAGGTTGAGCGGGCTGCTGGCGGAAGTGCAGCGGGCGGCGAAGGACGTCTCCACCTCATCGCTCGAGCTGCAGCGGGGCGCCGAGGAGACGGCGATTGCCGCGCAGGAAGTGGCGAGCGCCATGTCCGAGGTGGCGAACGGATCGCTGGAGCAGCAGCACAGCACCGAGCAGACCAAGTCGGCCATGAGCGAGATTACGGCCGGCGCGGAGCAGATCGCCACCACCTCGGAGCAAGTTGCCGAATGGATGCGGGAAGCGGCCGCCCAGGCCGGCGAAGGCCGTGTCATTGTCGATGAGACGGTCGTGCAGATGGAGCGCATCGAAGCGGCTTCGGCCGACACGAATCAGGCTATCGCCGCTTGGACGGAGGCGGTCCAGCAGATTTCGGGCGCGGTCGTGTTCATCCAGAATACAGTGAAGCAGACGGAATTGCTGGCGCTGAATGCCTCGATTGAAGCGTCCCGCGCCGGAGAGCATGGACGCGGCTTCCAGGTCGTCGCGACGGAAGTCCGCAAATTGGCCGAGCATTCAAAGCAATCGCTACAGTCTATTATGCAGCTGATTGATGTGATTCATACGAAGCGCGAACTGACTGAACGGGCAACGGCGCATCAGCAGGAGGCCGTCCAGAAAGGGATGGCAACGGTCAAGACGGCGGACGAGACGTTCACGGTTATCGCCGGTTCGATTGGACAAGCCAGCTCCCGCATGGAGGAATACCGCAGCATCGCTCAGCAGATGTCGGCCTCCTGCGAAGAAGTCTTTGAACTGATTCGCCAATTGAACGATATTGCGGAGCAATCCAATGATCATACGGCACGTGTCGCGGCCACGACGGAGCAGCAGTCGGCATTGACCGAGGAGATATCGGCTTCCGTGGACAGTCTGCTCTCCTTAAGCCGGGATTTGCAGAAGATGCTGGAGCAATTCAAGGTGAACGTGAAGGAGCAGTAA
- a CDS encoding DUF2524 domain-containing protein — protein MHNLDSSYDCSLTAEDVPRLKSELASLKRQAHTETSSKELQEAINRVENQLHFIKNKCSLR, from the coding sequence ATGCATAATCTGGACAGCAGCTATGATTGTTCCTTGACGGCGGAGGATGTTCCGAGGCTCAAGTCCGAGCTGGCGTCTTTGAAGCGGCAAGCGCACACGGAGACTTCATCGAAGGAACTCCAAGAGGCCATAAATCGGGTCGAGAATCAGCTTCATTTCATCAAAAACAAATGCTCTCTTCGTTAA
- a CDS encoding ABC transporter ATP-binding protein, whose translation MEAEQQTANPRHVGKRLWQYALQFKKSFIIGLLMLTVAVAAELSGPFIAKNIIDKHILGIEKPYYETSAEAKGAILYEGRHFKREDRFAEAEAKGEQVRILQIGTEFVFVDGPIPSETGERQFEDGMLTIRAGSDTWSVPASSMSLSQLLTFYKPEIVSIIQNMALYIGLLLVSVAASYGQIMGLQTAANRVIRKLRGDVYAHVQRLPIPYFDNLPAGKVVSRVTNDTEAVKDLFLSVLESFTSGIITITGIYVALFILDVKLALICMFILPLIYLWVVLYRKFATKYNKVIRSRLSSINAMINESIQGIPVIRSFRRQKDTMKEFEELNEEYLSYQNKMLNLNAFTSHNLVNVLRNIAFAVVLWYFGGASLSASGVITLGVLYAFADLLNRLFQPITGMVNQLANLDSSLVSAGRVFELMDEPGEPLDEGSMPRYKGHVEFDRVSFAYKEDYVLRDIYFEAKPGQTVALVGHTGSGKSSIMNLLFRFYDPQRGEIRIDGTPTTSVPKQWIREHMGIVLQDPYLFTGTIASNVSLNDPRITREMVEQALNAVGADRVLKHLPQGIDEPVIEKGSTLSAGQRQLISFARALAFEPAILILDEATANIDTETEALIQEALEVLKRGRTTFIIAHRLSTIRSADLILVLHRGEIVEQGTHDELMRLKGRYYKMYQLQQGSGGPGQAPSEAQAAAPQSQTAAAIPSMP comes from the coding sequence ATGGAAGCAGAACAACAGACGGCGAACCCGAGACATGTCGGCAAGCGCCTGTGGCAATACGCCCTGCAGTTCAAAAAGAGCTTCATCATCGGTCTGCTTATGCTCACCGTGGCTGTCGCCGCCGAGCTGTCCGGGCCGTTCATTGCGAAAAATATAATAGATAAGCATATACTCGGCATCGAAAAGCCGTACTACGAGACATCCGCGGAAGCGAAGGGCGCCATTCTGTATGAAGGACGCCACTTCAAGCGGGAGGATCGCTTCGCGGAGGCAGAAGCGAAGGGAGAGCAGGTCCGCATTCTCCAGATCGGGACGGAGTTCGTCTTCGTGGATGGACCGATCCCTTCCGAGACGGGAGAGCGCCAGTTCGAGGACGGCATGCTGACGATCCGCGCCGGGTCGGATACCTGGTCCGTTCCGGCGTCGTCAATGAGCCTGAGCCAGCTGCTCACGTTCTACAAGCCGGAGATCGTTAGCATTATTCAAAATATGGCGCTTTATATCGGTCTGCTGCTGGTCAGCGTGGCGGCGAGCTATGGCCAGATTATGGGGCTCCAGACGGCGGCGAACCGGGTCATCCGCAAGCTGCGCGGCGATGTGTATGCCCATGTGCAGCGTCTGCCGATTCCGTACTTCGATAATTTGCCTGCCGGCAAAGTCGTCTCCCGGGTCACCAATGACACCGAAGCGGTCAAAGATCTGTTCTTGTCCGTGCTGGAAAGCTTCACGTCCGGGATCATTACGATTACCGGCATTTATGTCGCCTTATTCATTTTGGATGTGAAGCTTGCACTCATCTGCATGTTCATTTTGCCGCTTATCTATCTATGGGTTGTGCTGTACCGGAAATTCGCGACGAAATATAACAAAGTGATACGTTCGCGGCTCAGTTCTATCAATGCCATGATTAACGAATCCATCCAAGGGATTCCGGTCATTCGTTCCTTCCGCCGCCAGAAGGATACGATGAAGGAATTCGAGGAGCTGAACGAGGAGTACTTATCCTATCAGAACAAAATGCTCAATTTGAACGCATTCACGTCCCATAACCTGGTGAACGTGCTGCGGAATATCGCTTTCGCGGTCGTGCTCTGGTATTTTGGCGGAGCGTCGCTGAGCGCGAGCGGCGTCATCACCCTCGGCGTACTGTATGCTTTCGCCGATCTGCTGAACCGCCTCTTCCAGCCGATTACCGGCATGGTGAACCAATTAGCGAATCTCGACTCCTCCCTCGTGTCCGCAGGACGGGTATTCGAGCTGATGGACGAACCGGGCGAGCCGCTGGACGAAGGCTCGATGCCCCGGTACAAGGGACATGTCGAGTTCGATCGGGTCTCCTTCGCCTACAAGGAAGATTATGTGCTGCGCGACATCTACTTCGAGGCGAAGCCGGGCCAGACGGTGGCTCTCGTCGGCCATACCGGTTCCGGGAAGAGCTCCATTATGAATCTGCTGTTCCGGTTCTATGACCCGCAGCGCGGCGAGATTCGAATCGACGGCACGCCGACCACCTCGGTGCCGAAGCAATGGATTCGCGAGCATATGGGCATCGTGCTGCAGGATCCTTATCTGTTCACCGGAACGATTGCAAGCAACGTCAGCCTGAACGATCCGCGCATCACGCGAGAGATGGTAGAGCAAGCGCTGAACGCGGTGGGCGCCGATCGGGTGCTCAAGCATTTGCCGCAAGGAATCGACGAGCCGGTGATTGAAAAAGGAAGCACCTTGTCGGCCGGGCAGAGACAGTTGATTTCGTTCGCCCGAGCTCTCGCCTTCGAACCGGCGATACTGATTCTGGACGAGGCGACGGCCAATATCGATACAGAGACGGAAGCCCTCATTCAAGAAGCGCTGGAAGTGCTGAAGCGGGGACGGACGACCTTCATTATCGCGCACCGGCTGTCGACGATTCGAAGCGCCGATCTGATTCTCGTGCTGCATCGCGGCGAGATCGTCGAGCAAGGAACGCATGATGAATTGATGCGGCTGAAGGGCCGCTACTACAAGATGTACCAGCTGCAGCAAGGCTCCGGGGGGCCCGGTCAAGCTCCATCCGAGGCCCAGGCTGCGGCGCCGCAGAGCCAGACGGCCGCGGCCATCCCGTCAATGCCATAA
- a CDS encoding ABC transporter ATP-binding protein: protein MLQVNQVSKYFNLNTPDEKAALTDIRLHLNPGDFVTVIGSNGAGKSTLMNIISGMLIPDAGTVHIEEHDVTLMSEHRRSRWIGRVFQDPMAGTAPDMTIEENLAIAAKRMGGRGLRPGVNRKRKAWFAEELSRLGIGLENRLNAKVGLLSGGERQALSLLMATFTKPSILLLDEHTAALDPSRAEWITRLTDEIVRENSLTTLMVTHNMEQAIRLGNRLIMMDKGSIVLDVPAASKQSLTVDKLLREFERIRGEKFVDDRVVLGG, encoded by the coding sequence ATGCTGCAAGTGAATCAGGTCAGTAAATATTTCAATCTGAATACCCCTGACGAGAAAGCGGCGCTTACCGATATCCGGCTGCATCTGAATCCTGGAGACTTCGTGACCGTTATCGGAAGCAACGGTGCCGGTAAATCGACGCTGATGAACATCATCTCCGGCATGCTGATCCCGGATGCCGGCACGGTTCACATTGAAGAGCATGATGTCACGCTGATGTCTGAGCATCGCCGCAGCCGCTGGATTGGCCGCGTATTCCAGGACCCGATGGCCGGCACGGCTCCGGATATGACCATCGAGGAGAATCTGGCCATTGCGGCGAAGCGGATGGGAGGCCGCGGGCTGAGACCCGGGGTGAACCGGAAGCGCAAGGCATGGTTCGCAGAAGAGCTGTCCCGGCTGGGCATCGGGCTTGAGAACCGGCTGAACGCGAAGGTCGGCCTGCTCTCGGGCGGCGAACGGCAAGCGTTGAGCCTGCTAATGGCCACCTTCACGAAGCCGAGCATTCTGCTGCTCGATGAGCATACGGCGGCGCTCGATCCGTCCCGGGCGGAATGGATTACCCGCCTGACGGACGAGATCGTGCGGGAGAATTCGCTAACCACCCTGATGGTGACCCACAATATGGAGCAGGCGATCCGGCTGGGCAACCGGCTCATCATGATGGACAAAGGCAGCATCGTGCTGGATGTCCCGGCTGCATCCAAGCAGTCGCTCACGGTAGATAAGCTGCTGCGGGAGTTCGAACGGATTCGCGGAGAGAAATTTGTCGATGATCGCGTTGTTTTAGGAGGATAA